One genomic window of Saccopteryx bilineata isolate mSacBil1 chromosome 4, mSacBil1_pri_phased_curated, whole genome shotgun sequence includes the following:
- the SPN gene encoding leukosialin, whose protein sequence is MEMALLLLFFGGVLAQDALTSWPPKTSAPRAFSFSVVPDVSETPTVNSVTSNHTIIRGSEKHDSILQQTPPPSSAPPTTSEEFSPEAATNGTTITHEVSTRKSPVFQELSSATVTPPVPAENALGLNATTGGTTATSSLEPFNGTSVPPIIMTTSSLETFDETSEPPVHVATSSLEAASGTSGLPVTMATSSPETSDGTRRSSTTLPTNSPETSSDTSGRLVIVTTGSLETPTETSGSPSAGMKISIVTPRETSTNDSANSDKRTKQTLLVAVLVALLVVIVLLALLLLWRQRQKRRTGALTLSGGGKRNGVVDAWAGPARVSDEEAAITATGASGGDRGCGTPEREGPGRRPTLTTFFGRRKSRQGSLAMEEVKTCSASLQGEEEPLVGAEGEDGSGDAPESDGPLAAGAEAPQCL, encoded by the coding sequence ATGGAAATGGCCTTGCTTCTTCTCTTCTTTGGGGGCGTCTTGGCCCAAGATGCGTTGACCTCATGGCCTCCGAAGACATCGGCACCCAGAGCGTTCTCTTTTTCTGTGGTCCCAGATGTCTCTGAGACCCCAACAGTGAACTCAGTGACCTCCAATCATACTATAATAAGGGGCTCTGAGAAACATGACAGCATCTTGCAACAGACCCCTCCACCTTCCTCAGCTCCTCCTACAACCAGTGAGGAGTTCTCTCCCGAGGCTGCCACCAACGGGACAACAATCACCCACGAAGTTTCCACCAGGAAGTCACCGGTGTTCCAGGAACTCTCCAGTGCAACCGTCACCCCTCCTGTCCCAGCGGAGAATGCTCTGGGACTTAATGCCACGACTGGTGGAACCACGGCCACCAGCTCTCTGGAACCCTTCAATGGGACCAGTGTGCCTCCCATCATCATGACAACTAGCTCTCTGGAGACCTTTGATGAGACTAGTGAACCCCCTGTTCACGTAGCAACTAGCTCTTTGGAGGCCGCCAGTGGGACCAGTGGACTTCCTGTGACCATGGCAACTAGCTCTCCAGAGACCTCTGATGGGACCAGAAGATCCTCTACCACCCTACCCACTAACTCTCCAGAGACCTCCAGTGACACAAGTGGACGCCTTGTCATCGTGACAACTGGCTCTCTGGAGACGCCCACGGAGACCAGTGGCTCCCCCAGCGCTGGGATGAAAATATCCATCGTGACTCCCCGGGAGACCTCCACAAACGACAGTGCAAATTCAGATAAGAGGACAAAACAGACCCTGCTGGTGGCTGTGCTGGTGGCCCTGCTGGTGGTCATTGTCCTCCTGGCACTGCTCCTGCTGTGGCGCCAGCGGCAGAAGCGGAGGACCGGGGCCCTGACCCTGAGCGGAGGTGGAAAGCGCAACGGGGTGGTGGACGCTTGGGCCGGGCCGGCCAGGGTGTCGGACGAGGAGGCGGCCATAACAGCCACGGGGGCGTCTGGGGGTGACAGGGGCTGCGGGACCCCGGAGCGGGAGGGCCCTGGCCGCCGGCCCACGCTCACCACTTTCTTTGGGCGGCGGAAGTCCCGCCAGGGCTCCTTGGCGATGGAGGAGGTCAAGACCTGCTCGGCCAGCCTGCAGGGCGAGGAGGAGCCTCTGGTGGGCGCTGAGGGCGAGGACGGCTCTGGGGACGCCCCTGAGAGTGACGGGCCGCTGGCCGCAGGCGCGGAGGCCCCTCAGTGCTTGTGA
- the LOC136334861 gene encoding LOW QUALITY PROTEIN: bolA-like protein 2 (The sequence of the model RefSeq protein was modified relative to this genomic sequence to represent the inferred CDS: deleted 2 bases in 1 codon), whose translation MKLSADYLQEKLQRDLEAEHVEVEDTTPNRCASSFRVLVVSAKFEGKPLLQRHRLVNACLTEELPRIHAFEQKTLTPEQWVGEQQK comes from the exons ATGAAACTCAGCGCGGACTACCTCCAGGAGAAGCTGCAGCGGGACCTGGAGGCAGAGCACGTGGAAGTGGAGGACACGACTCCCAACCGTTGC GCGTCCAGCTTCCGAGTCCTGGTGGTGTCGGCCAAGTTCGAGGGAAAGCCACTGCTTCAGAGACACCGGCTGGTGAACGCGTGCCTAACAGAAGAGCTTCCGCGTATTCATGCCTTTGAGCAGAAAACCCTGACCCCAGAGCAGTGGGTCGGTGAACAGCAGAAATAA